From the genome of Campylobacter concisus, one region includes:
- the rplN gene encoding 50S ribosomal protein L14, which yields MIQSFTRLAVADNSGAKELMCIKVLGGSKRRYATLGDIIVCSVKKALPNGKIKKGQVVKAVVVRTKKEVQRDNGSLIRFDENAAVILDSKKEPVGTRIFGPVGREVRYANFMKIVSLAPEVL from the coding sequence ATGATTCAAAGTTTTACAAGACTTGCAGTTGCTGATAATAGTGGTGCAAAAGAGTTAATGTGTATAAAAGTTCTTGGCGGCAGCAAAAGAAGATACGCTACACTTGGCGATATCATAGTTTGCTCTGTTAAAAAAGCTCTTCCAAATGGTAAGATCAAAAAAGGACAAGTTGTAAAAGCTGTTGTTGTAAGAACTAAAAAAGAGGTTCAAAGAGATAATGGTTCGCTAATCCGCTTTGACGAGAATGCAGCTGTTATACTTGATAGTAAAAAAGAGCCAGTCGGCACTCGTATTTTTGGACCAGTTGGACGTGAAGTTAGATATGCTAACTTTATGAAGATTGTTTCGCTAGCTCCGGAGGTTTTATAA